In Chiloscyllium punctatum isolate Juve2018m chromosome 8, sChiPun1.3, whole genome shotgun sequence, a single window of DNA contains:
- the LOC140480210 gene encoding interleukin-6-like — translation MASHQRIFKRADRNSWLKILKARNIIDRVEFQELHFELLSPTFIHLIADLCQSVLLLVMGVTAAWMVPVAVSPLPESSGDSADLSTTGTPPSAGNPNLEPLALFIRNIATEQRKRQLCDYFSMCDGTSNSLNMYNMELPQIRKRDKCFESSFHKKKCLIRIVKGFQDYKKYLQFVRQRIVGDNLQVDAMLSSTRILVDLLPLESKIRERIAQQDNSNEETFNLEESTKTVWDKQVTVHVILRNFALFMESTIRAIRFMQSAPATAL, via the exons ATGGCGAGCCATCAGAGGATATTTAAACGAGCTGATAGAAATTCATGGCTGAAAATTCTCAAAGCGCGAAATATAATTGATCGTGTGGAATTTCAGGAGCTCCATTTTGAATTATTGAGTCCAACATTTATTCATCTTATCGCAG ATCTCTGCCAGTCTGTCCTACTCTTGGTGATGGGGGTGACAGCCGCCTGGATGGTTCCTGTTGCTGTCTCCCCGCTCCCTGAATCTTCCGGAGACTCTGCAGACCTTTCTACAACTGGAACACCCCCGAGCGCTGGAAATCCGAATCTTGAACCTTTGGCtcttttcatcaggaatattgcCACCGAACAGCGCAAACGACAG CTGTGCGATTATTTTTCCATGTGCGATGGGACGTCAAATTCACTGAATATGTACAACATGGAGCTGCCACAGATTCGAAAGAGAGATAAATGTTTTGAGAGCAGTTTCCATAAG AAAAAGTGTTTGATCAGGATTGTCAAGGGATTTCAGGACTATAAGAAGTATCTCCAGTTTGTGCGTCAAAGGATTGTGGGTGATAATTTGCAAGTGGATGCAATGCTGAGCAGCACAAGGATTTTGGTTGACCTGCTCCCACTGGAG AGCAAAATTCGCGAACGTATTGCTCAACAAGATAACAGTAATGAAGAGACTTTCAATCTGGAAGAATCTACTAAAACAGTCTGGGATAAGCAAGTGACAGTTCATGTGATTCTTAGAAATTTTGCTCTCTTTATGGAGAGTACTATTCGAGCTATTCGATTCATGCAATCAGCACCTGCAACAGCTTTATGA